A stretch of Clostridium formicaceticum DNA encodes these proteins:
- a CDS encoding YaaR family protein, protein MDKISAVHINEMLSKIESQNKKTDVKASQFISKFQDIQSQHVREHLEGLYEKIVKQSEKIGEKLHLSEVVRYKNLVREFLDVAVKNSHKFSKQNFLDRRGRHRVYCIVKKVDRELEALTKEFLTQEVDRINVLKRLDDIRGMLFDTFM, encoded by the coding sequence ATGGATAAAATTAGTGCTGTTCATATTAATGAAATGTTAAGTAAAATAGAATCTCAAAATAAAAAAACTGACGTAAAAGCAAGCCAGTTCATCTCGAAATTTCAAGATATTCAATCGCAACATGTAAGAGAACATCTTGAGGGTCTCTATGAAAAAATTGTAAAACAGTCAGAGAAAATAGGAGAGAAGCTTCATCTAAGTGAAGTGGTTCGATACAAAAATTTGGTTAGAGAATTTTTAGATGTAGCCGTAAAAAATTCCCACAAATTTTCTAAGCAGAATTTTTTAGACCGTAGGGGTCGCCATAGGGTTTATTGTATTGTAAAAAAAGTAGATCGTGAACTAGAAGCCTTAACGAAGGAATTTTTAACCCAGGAAGTAGATCGCATTAATGTATTAAAAAGATTAGATGATATACGAGGAATGTTATTTGATACATTCATGTAA
- the secA gene encoding preprotein translocase subunit SecA, with translation MKQLFEKVFGTYSERELKKLDKIIQKIEALDEVYSKLSDDALKQNTFEFKERIQKGETLDDLLPEAFATVREASFRVLGMKHYKVQLYGGIVLHQGRIAEMKTGEGKTLMATLAVYLNALAGKGVHVVTVNDYLAKRDCEWMGKVYHFLGLSVGVILHGLTQPERRIAYNSDITYGTNNEFGFDYLRDNMVIYKEERVQRDLNYAIVDEVDSILIDEARTPLIISGQGEKSTKMYFIVDQFIKTLKAEVDFTIDEKANSVSLTEEGVEKAEKSFGIENLSDLSNMELSHHINQALKAHTLMKRDKNYVVKDGEIVIVDDFTGRLMFGRRYSDGLHQAIEAKEGLEIRRESKTLATITFQNYFRMYNKLSGMTGTAKTEEEEFMSIYKMDVIEIPTNKPILRQDHPDAVYQREIGKFQALAKEIEEKHKKGQPVLVGTISIEKSEELSKLLKRKGIPHEVLNAKHHEREAEIVAQAGRKGVVTIATNMAGRGTDILLGGNPEFLAKQEMKKKGYNDDLLAETTSFTDTDNEEILEARRTYEELSKKYKEKTDQEHKEVIAVGGLHIIGTERHESRRIDNQLRGRAGRQGDPGSSRFYISLEDDLMRLFGGDKMQGFVEKMGLQEDEAIEHKLLSRSIENAQKKVEGRNFGIRKHVLQYDDVMNKQREVIYGERKKVLAEENMREHIFNMLANIIDNAIAIYTADAQYPEEWDLKGLEENLSNIFLPKETLAFDNVEDLTIETLKEKIMTLCEELYQTKEEELGQERMREIERVVLLQVIDTKWMDHIDAMDQLRQGIGLRAIGQVDPVRAYQIEGYDMFQEMINKIQEDTVRYLFNIEKEVKVQRRQVVKPTASNHGGEDAKAKPVEKKEEAGRNDACPCGSGKKYKKCCGR, from the coding sequence TTGAAACAGTTATTTGAGAAGGTTTTTGGCACCTATAGTGAAAGAGAACTTAAAAAATTAGATAAAATTATTCAAAAAATAGAAGCTTTAGATGAGGTTTATTCAAAGTTAAGTGATGATGCATTAAAACAAAATACTTTTGAGTTTAAAGAACGTATACAAAAGGGAGAAACTTTAGATGATCTTCTTCCAGAGGCATTTGCCACTGTAAGAGAAGCCTCCTTCAGAGTATTAGGTATGAAGCATTATAAAGTACAGTTATATGGAGGTATTGTACTGCATCAAGGTCGTATCGCAGAGATGAAGACTGGGGAAGGTAAAACCCTGATGGCAACCCTAGCAGTTTACTTGAATGCCCTTGCCGGCAAGGGAGTACATGTGGTTACCGTAAATGATTACTTAGCTAAGAGGGACTGTGAATGGATGGGAAAGGTCTATCACTTTTTAGGACTTTCTGTAGGAGTGATTCTTCATGGATTGACACAGCCAGAGAGAAGAATTGCTTACAATAGTGATATTACCTATGGTACCAACAATGAGTTTGGTTTTGATTATTTAAGAGACAATATGGTGATTTATAAAGAAGAACGCGTCCAAAGGGATTTAAACTATGCGATCGTGGACGAAGTAGATAGTATTTTAATTGATGAAGCTAGAACACCACTGATTATCTCAGGGCAGGGAGAAAAGTCTACAAAAATGTATTTTATTGTAGATCAATTTATAAAAACCCTAAAGGCGGAAGTGGACTTTACCATAGACGAAAAAGCAAACTCTGTTTCATTAACAGAGGAGGGGGTAGAAAAGGCTGAAAAATCCTTTGGCATTGAAAATCTATCGGATTTATCCAATATGGAATTATCTCATCATATTAATCAAGCCCTGAAGGCCCATACCCTCATGAAGAGGGATAAAAATTACGTGGTAAAGGATGGAGAAATTGTTATTGTAGATGATTTTACAGGCCGTTTGATGTTTGGAAGACGCTACAGTGATGGATTACACCAGGCGATAGAGGCTAAGGAAGGACTTGAAATCCGAAGAGAATCCAAGACCTTGGCCACCATTACCTTTCAAAATTACTTTAGAATGTATAATAAGTTATCAGGAATGACTGGAACAGCAAAAACAGAGGAAGAGGAATTTATGTCTATTTATAAAATGGATGTTATAGAAATTCCTACCAATAAGCCGATCCTCCGACAAGATCATCCTGACGCCGTTTATCAAAGAGAAATAGGCAAGTTTCAAGCTCTTGCAAAAGAAATCGAAGAAAAACATAAGAAGGGGCAACCAGTATTGGTGGGCACCATTTCTATTGAAAAATCAGAGGAATTATCAAAGTTATTAAAGAGGAAGGGTATTCCCCATGAAGTATTAAATGCCAAACATCATGAAAGAGAGGCAGAAATTGTTGCTCAAGCAGGTCGTAAAGGCGTTGTTACCATTGCCACCAATATGGCGGGACGTGGTACCGACATTCTGTTAGGAGGAAATCCTGAGTTTTTAGCAAAACAAGAGATGAAGAAAAAGGGCTATAATGATGATTTATTAGCGGAGACTACGAGCTTTACAGATACAGACAATGAAGAAATTCTTGAAGCTAGAAGAACCTATGAAGAACTTTCTAAAAAGTATAAAGAAAAAACAGACCAGGAACATAAGGAAGTAATTGCTGTAGGAGGTCTGCATATTATTGGTACAGAAAGGCATGAATCACGAAGAATAGACAATCAGTTAAGAGGCCGTGCAGGCCGTCAAGGAGACCCAGGTTCCAGTCGATTCTATATTTCTCTAGAGGATGATTTAATGCGTCTTTTCGGTGGTGATAAGATGCAGGGCTTTGTAGAAAAAATGGGGCTGCAGGAGGACGAAGCAATAGAACATAAGCTTCTTTCTAGATCAATTGAAAATGCTCAGAAAAAAGTAGAAGGAAGAAACTTTGGTATTCGTAAGCATGTATTACAGTACGATGATGTTATGAATAAGCAAAGAGAAGTTATTTATGGGGAGCGTAAAAAGGTGTTGGCGGAGGAAAATATGAGGGAACATATTTTCAACATGCTTGCTAATATCATAGATAATGCTATTGCTATTTATACCGCTGATGCTCAATATCCTGAAGAATGGGATTTGAAAGGCTTGGAAGAAAATTTAAGTAATATCTTTTTGCCTAAGGAAACCCTTGCTTTTGACAATGTAGAGGATTTAACCATTGAGACACTAAAGGAAAAAATCATGACGCTTTGTGAAGAACTTTACCAAACAAAAGAAGAAGAGCTGGGCCAAGAGAGAATGCGAGAAATTGAAAGAGTTGTTCTTTTGCAGGTGATTGATACGAAGTGGATGGATCATATTGATGCGATGGATCAATTGCGTCAAGGAATTGGTTTGAGGGCAATTGGTCAGGTAGATCCTGTCAGGGCTTATCAAATTGAGGGTTATGATATGTTCCAAGAGATGATTAATAAAATTCAAGAGGATACGGTAAGATATCTGTTTAATATTGAAAAGGAAGTAAAAGTTCAACGAAGACAAGTGGTGAAGCCAACCGCCTCCAATCATGGTGGAGAAGATGCTAAGGCAAAACCAGTAGAGAAAAAAGAAGAAGCTGGACGAAATGACGCATGCCCTTGCGGTAGCGGTAAAAAATATAAAAAGTGCTGCGGAAGGTAG
- the prfB gene encoding peptide chain release factor 2 (programmed frameshift) has product MINLDIYRQQLLKLKEEIEEMGFLFDIETLKTILEEYETKMTEGSFWDHPQQAQEISKKAKDIQGKIEAYEDLNTRYEDLETMVIFIEEGDSSFEKELIAGLEVLEKDIAAMKIETLLRGEYDKNNCILSIHAGTGGLDAQDWAKMLWRMYTRWCEEKNYKVKMLDLLQDPEAGIKSVTLLIEGLNAYGYLKAEKGVHRLVRISPFDSSGKRHTSFASVDVMPEIDETVEIDIKPTDLKVDTYRASGAGGQHVNKTDSAVRITHIPTGVVVQCQNERSQHSNRETAMKMLKAKLLELKELEQKEKIEDLQGEYSQIAWGSQIRSYVFNPYNLVKDHRTNAEVGNIQGVMDGDINLFINEFLKNSRDQ; this is encoded by the exons ATGATTAATTTAGATATTTATAGACAGCAGCTTTTAAAGCTCAAGGAAGAAATTGAGGAAATG GGGTTTCTCTTTGACATAGAAACATTAAAAACAATACTTGAGGAGTATGAAACCAAGATGACGGAAGGCAGTTTTTGGGATCATCCTCAACAGGCTCAAGAAATATCCAAAAAGGCAAAAGATATACAGGGAAAAATAGAAGCCTATGAGGATCTAAACACCCGTTATGAGGATTTGGAGACCATGGTGATTTTTATAGAAGAAGGAGACAGCTCCTTTGAAAAAGAACTGATAGCCGGTTTGGAGGTTTTGGAGAAGGATATAGCCGCCATGAAAATAGAAACCCTATTGAGGGGAGAGTATGATAAGAATAACTGTATCTTATCGATACATGCTGGAACTGGAGGACTGGATGCTCAGGACTGGGCTAAGATGTTATGGCGAATGTATACCCGATGGTGTGAGGAAAAAAATTACAAGGTAAAAATGTTGGATTTATTACAGGATCCTGAAGCTGGTATCAAAAGTGTGACGCTTTTGATAGAAGGATTAAATGCTTATGGTTATTTAAAGGCAGAGAAGGGGGTACATCGTTTAGTAAGAATTTCTCCCTTTGACTCCTCTGGAAAACGCCATACATCTTTTGCTTCTGTGGATGTTATGCCAGAGATTGATGAAACAGTGGAAATAGATATCAAACCAACAGATTTGAAAGTAGATACCTATAGGGCCAGTGGTGCTGGTGGGCAGCATGTGAATAAAACTGATTCTGCTGTTCGTATTACCCACATACCCACTGGTGTGGTTGTACAGTGCCAAAACGAAAGATCGCAGCATAGCAATCGTGAGACTGCCATGAAGATGCTGAAGGCAAAACTATTGGAGTTAAAGGAATTGGAGCAAAAAGAAAAAATCGAAGATTTGCAGGGAGAGTATAGTCAAATTGCATGGGGCAGTCAAATTCGATCCTATGTGTTTAACCCCTATAATTTAGTAAAGGACCATCGTACCAATGCGGAGGTAGGGAATATTCAAGGGGTTATGGATGGGGATATTAATTTATTTATTAATGAATTCTTAAAAAACAGCAGAGATCAGTGA